The following nucleotide sequence is from Paracrocinitomix mangrovi.
AATTTCATTAGCACAAGAAAAAGAGAAGCAAATTGCTCAATTAATGGATGAGGTAAACAAACACCTTGAAAAACGTGATTGTGAATCGGCAATAGTCGCCCTGGACAAAATATTGACTTATGACGGGGACCATTTTAAAACACTTTTAATAAAGGGAACTTGTTTACAAAACTTGAATAAGTACCAAGAAGCCTCAGATCTGTTTCATCAATTACTCCTAAAAGATTCTTCCAATTTTGAAATCTATCAACATCTGGTAACCTGTTACAGTGGTTTGCATATGCACGACAAGGGTATTGAATACAGTAGAATAGGATTGGCTTATGCATCAACCAATAAAGAAAAAGAGTTCATGCTGTGGGGAATTGGAACATTGCACATGGAAAAAATGGATTATGATAGTGCAAAATTTTACTATGATAAGGTGTTGGAAATCAATCCAAGAAATAGAGTAGTAATATTGAACAATTCATACATTTTAATAGAACTTGAAAAATATAAGTTGGCTGAGAAGTTAATTCTAAAAGTGATAGAGGATGATGATATCCCAAATACATATAATGATTTTTCAAACTTGGGATATGTATATGTTAAGTTGGGAGAGTATAAAAAAGCGAAAAAGTACCTTGACATCTCCAAAAAGATGAATCCAGAAAACAATTGGATTTATCGAAATTATGGCATTTTGTATAAAGCCCTGGGTAAAAAAAGCAAAGCATGTAAGTATTATCAAAAGGCGCTTGACATGGGATTTGTCTCGCATTGGGGTGAAAGGTATATTAAAGAATTGGCCGATTACTGTAATCAATAATTTGAAATTCAGTATTTTTACTAAAAAGGAGGATTCATTATGGATAGCAAGCAAAATTTATATTACGCCCTTGGAATTTTTTCATATGCTGTAGCAAAAGCAGATGGTATTGTTCAGTACGAAGAAAGAGAGGCGTTACATAAAATAGTTAAAGAAGGCATTAGCCATGACATGGATTTCCAGTATGTGGAGATTATCTTTAATATTCTTCAAAAAGATAAGGTTGGATTTGAAGATGTCCATAAATGGGCA
It contains:
- a CDS encoding tetratricopeptide repeat protein, which translates into the protein MINPKLMLAFVAMVLSFQISLAQEKEKQIAQLMDEVNKHLEKRDCESAIVALDKILTYDGDHFKTLLIKGTCLQNLNKYQEASDLFHQLLLKDSSNFEIYQHLVTCYSGLHMHDKGIEYSRIGLAYASTNKEKEFMLWGIGTLHMEKMDYDSAKFYYDKVLEINPRNRVVILNNSYILIELEKYKLAEKLILKVIEDDDIPNTYNDFSNLGYVYVKLGEYKKAKKYLDISKKMNPENNWIYRNYGILYKALGKKSKACKYYQKALDMGFVSHWGERYIKELADYCNQ